One window of Gilliamella sp. B3022 genomic DNA carries:
- the polA gene encoding DNA polymerase I yields the protein MPNNTPIILIDGSSYLYRAFFACPPLTNAQGEPTGAIFGVINMIRSLINQYNPTHIAVVFDAKGGSFRNEIYSEYKATREAMPENLRPQINPIHTILKAMGLPLLCIEGVEADDVIGTLARQAERENLEVLISTGDKDMAQLVSDKITLINTMNNAVLDPKGVMDKFGVPPEKIIDYLALRGDSSDNIPGVPGVGEKTAQSLLTEFTSIKDIYARLDDIEKLSIRGAKSLKQKLIDNQTEAELSYLLATIKTDVKLDFTNEQLLISDIDVNKLVELFSYYGFHRWQKELIAGTFLKQQNNAIVDVDKSSSLFVEQQHPTLAQKKETDYQCILTHEQLDDWVIKLSNSKQFAFDTETDNVDHVHAKLVGISLSVKPYQAAYLPLAHQYLGVPEQLPLTDVLAKLSPVLENSKIKKIAQNAKFDYSVLANYGIKVSGIAYDTMLESYVLNSTERHDMDSMAHRYLNHKTITYDELTKVDKKKVTIDAIEIEKTTQYAAEDADITLQLHEKLWPELEKDQKLTKLFTDIEMPLAIVLAEMERTGVLVDAKQLNEYSNELAKQLIEIEAQLQSLAGEKFNPASPKQIQAILFEKHNLPVLKKTPKGDPSTSEEVLSELANEYELPRMILFYRGLAKLKNTYTDKLPLMISPIDQRIHTNYNQIGTITGRLSSNDPNLQNIPVRNEEGRRIRQAFIAPKGYKIISADYSQIELRIMAHLSHDKSLLNAFAHDKDIHRVTAGEILGKTESEVTNEERRRAKAVNFGLIYGMSAFGLSKQINIPRKEAQFYIDRYFERYPGVQQYMEQTRQLAAEQGYVETLSGRRLYLPKIRSTNGIEKRGAERAAINAPMQGTAADIIKTAMIKMSEWIKNQSAGNIKMVMQVHDELVFEVKDAFVEQYCTEIKKIMENCYQLSVPLKVDIGIGNNWDEAH from the coding sequence ATGCCAAACAATACGCCGATCATCTTAATTGATGGATCTTCTTATCTTTACCGAGCTTTTTTTGCATGCCCTCCATTAACTAACGCCCAAGGTGAGCCAACTGGTGCTATTTTTGGTGTGATTAATATGATTCGCAGTTTGATTAATCAATATAATCCTACCCATATTGCGGTGGTCTTTGATGCTAAAGGGGGATCATTTCGTAATGAGATCTATAGCGAATATAAAGCAACACGTGAGGCCATGCCCGAAAATCTTCGCCCGCAAATTAATCCCATTCATACTATTTTGAAAGCAATGGGATTACCATTACTATGCATTGAAGGTGTTGAGGCTGATGATGTTATTGGTACTTTAGCCAGACAAGCTGAACGCGAAAATTTGGAGGTATTAATTAGTACTGGCGATAAAGATATGGCGCAGTTGGTGAGCGATAAAATCACACTAATTAATACAATGAATAATGCTGTGCTTGATCCAAAAGGGGTGATGGATAAATTTGGTGTTCCACCTGAAAAAATTATTGATTATTTAGCTTTAAGAGGCGATTCATCTGATAATATTCCTGGAGTGCCAGGTGTAGGTGAAAAAACGGCACAAAGCTTATTGACTGAATTTACCAGTATTAAAGATATTTATGCGCGCTTAGATGATATTGAAAAATTATCGATCCGTGGTGCAAAATCTTTAAAACAAAAATTGATTGATAATCAAACTGAAGCTGAACTTTCCTATTTGCTTGCTACCATTAAAACTGATGTAAAATTAGATTTTACTAATGAGCAATTGCTTATTTCCGACATTGATGTCAATAAATTGGTCGAATTGTTTTCTTATTATGGTTTTCATCGTTGGCAAAAAGAGTTAATTGCTGGTACGTTCCTAAAACAGCAAAACAATGCTATCGTAGATGTAGATAAAAGTTCATCTTTATTTGTAGAGCAACAACATCCAACTCTAGCACAAAAAAAAGAGACCGATTATCAATGTATATTAACGCATGAGCAACTGGATGATTGGGTTATCAAGTTATCCAATAGTAAGCAATTTGCTTTTGATACTGAAACGGATAATGTTGATCATGTGCATGCTAAATTAGTGGGTATATCGCTGAGTGTTAAACCCTATCAAGCCGCTTATTTACCACTGGCACATCAGTATTTAGGTGTTCCAGAGCAATTACCCTTAACCGATGTGTTAGCCAAATTAAGCCCCGTACTTGAAAATTCAAAGATCAAAAAAATTGCGCAAAATGCTAAATTTGATTATAGCGTATTAGCTAATTATGGTATTAAGGTGAGTGGTATTGCCTATGATACCATGCTTGAATCTTATGTATTAAATAGTACTGAGCGTCATGATATGGATAGTATGGCACATCGTTATCTCAATCATAAAACCATTACTTATGATGAGCTAACCAAAGTAGATAAAAAGAAAGTTACCATTGATGCTATTGAGATAGAAAAAACGACTCAGTATGCGGCTGAAGATGCGGATATTACTTTGCAACTGCATGAAAAATTGTGGCCAGAACTTGAAAAAGACCAAAAATTAACGAAGCTATTTACTGATATTGAGATGCCATTAGCTATTGTACTGGCTGAAATGGAAAGAACAGGTGTTTTGGTTGATGCAAAGCAATTAAATGAGTACTCTAATGAGTTAGCTAAACAGTTAATTGAAATTGAAGCACAACTGCAATCATTAGCAGGCGAAAAATTTAATCCAGCTTCACCAAAACAGATTCAAGCTATTTTATTTGAGAAACACAATTTACCTGTTTTAAAAAAGACCCCAAAAGGTGATCCTTCAACCAGTGAAGAAGTATTAAGTGAGCTGGCCAACGAATACGAATTACCACGAATGATTTTGTTTTATCGTGGGTTAGCTAAATTGAAAAATACTTATACCGATAAACTACCATTGATGATAAGCCCAATCGATCAGCGTATTCATACTAACTATAATCAAATTGGTACTATCACAGGTCGATTGTCATCCAACGATCCGAATTTACAAAATATCCCAGTACGCAATGAAGAAGGACGCCGTATTCGCCAAGCATTTATTGCACCGAAAGGTTATAAGATCATTTCTGCTGATTATTCACAAATTGAGTTACGTATTATGGCGCATTTATCGCACGATAAAAGTTTACTTAATGCTTTTGCCCATGATAAAGATATTCATCGAGTAACCGCTGGTGAGATTTTAGGTAAAACCGAATCAGAAGTCACCAATGAAGAGCGAAGACGTGCTAAAGCAGTTAATTTTGGTTTAATTTATGGTATGAGCGCTTTTGGTTTATCTAAACAGATCAATATTCCTCGTAAAGAAGCGCAGTTTTATATCGATCGTTATTTTGAACGCTATCCAGGCGTTCAACAATATATGGAACAAACACGCCAACTTGCTGCCGAGCAAGGTTATGTTGAAACCTTGTCTGGTCGCCGTTTGTATCTACCTAAGATTAGATCAACTAACGGTATTGAAAAGCGAGGAGCTGAACGCGCAGCAATTAACGCACCAATGCAAGGTACCGCGGCGGATATTATCAAAACAGCCATGATAAAAATGAGTGAGTGGATAAAAAATCAATCCGCAGGTAATATCAAAATGGTGATGCAGGTACACGATGAATTAGTGTTTGAGGTAAAAGATGCATTTGTTGAACAGTACTGTACAGAAATTAAAAAGATTATGGAAAATTGTTATCAGTTATCCGTACCTTTAAAAGTTGATATAGGAATCGGCAATAACTGGGATGAGGCACATTAA
- a CDS encoding efflux RND transporter periplasmic adaptor subunit, protein MLKLIKIKYILIAIIIFVIFYIAKLIIFPTETTVNYITSPVTKGNIEKSVLADGTISAFKQVSVGAQVSGQIKKLYVELGDEVKQGDMIAEIDDLKQNNDLKQSEASLNSFEAQRKSKKAKLVNYQLTYNRQLKLVNKGVGIQSDLDAAKADLDAIKADIAALDADIVNAQVAVDTAKVNLGYTKIRSPIDGVIVAIPVDQGQTVNSVQSAPTIVKVAQLDKMTIEAQISEADVINVKKGMPIYFTILGLPNKRFDGLTLRAIEPAPDSINTETTTSSSSSTTKSAIYYNGLFDVDNPDHILRISMTAQVFIVLSSAKDVLTIPSQALQKSLGENKAIVYLINKNKEIEEREVTVGINNNINVEIKSGIKEGDTVIVSSTNGASLGNAKAPRMRF, encoded by the coding sequence TTGTTAAAGTTAATTAAAATCAAATACATATTAATAGCAATTATTATTTTCGTAATTTTCTATATTGCGAAATTAATTATATTTCCAACAGAAACAACGGTTAATTATATTACTTCACCCGTTACTAAAGGTAACATTGAAAAATCAGTATTAGCAGACGGTACAATTAGCGCTTTTAAACAAGTAAGTGTTGGGGCTCAGGTTTCAGGACAAATCAAAAAGCTTTATGTTGAATTAGGTGACGAAGTTAAACAAGGTGATATGATTGCCGAGATTGATGATCTAAAACAAAATAATGATTTAAAGCAATCCGAAGCATCCCTTAATAGCTTTGAAGCGCAACGCAAATCTAAAAAAGCGAAATTGGTAAACTATCAGTTGACCTACAACAGACAATTAAAATTGGTTAATAAAGGGGTCGGCATTCAATCAGATTTAGATGCGGCAAAGGCCGATCTTGATGCAATTAAAGCCGATATTGCAGCTCTTGATGCAGATATCGTAAATGCCCAAGTCGCTGTAGATACCGCCAAAGTTAATTTAGGCTATACCAAAATTCGCTCGCCGATTGATGGTGTGATTGTTGCCATTCCCGTTGATCAAGGTCAGACCGTTAATTCAGTACAAAGTGCGCCTACTATCGTAAAAGTGGCTCAGCTCGATAAAATGACGATTGAAGCTCAAATCTCCGAAGCCGATGTCATTAATGTTAAAAAAGGTATGCCAATCTATTTTACAATTTTAGGTCTACCTAATAAGCGTTTTGATGGTTTAACATTACGCGCAATTGAACCGGCACCAGATTCAATTAATACTGAAACTACTACAAGTTCAAGCTCATCAACAACGAAAAGTGCTATTTACTATAATGGGTTATTTGATGTTGATAATCCTGATCATATTTTACGCATATCCATGACGGCACAAGTTTTTATTGTATTATCTTCTGCAAAAGATGTATTGACGATTCCATCTCAAGCTCTCCAAAAAAGTTTAGGAGAAAATAAAGCCATTGTTTATCTAATAAATAAAAATAAAGAGATTGAAGAACGGGAAGTCACAGTAGGTATTAATAATAATATAAATGTCGAGATAAAATCAGGTATCAAAGAAGGGGATACCGTTATCGTTAGTAGCACTAATGGTGCATCTCTAGGTAATGCAAAAGCACCAAGGATGCGATTCTAA
- a CDS encoding YfhL family 4Fe-4S dicluster ferredoxin, which translates to MALKITNKCINCDMCEPECPNEAISMGFDTYEIDPNKCTECVGYYDHSTCQRVCPIQNAIIADPEHVETQEELLAKFERLKH; encoded by the coding sequence ATGGCATTAAAAATAACCAACAAATGTATTAATTGTGATATGTGTGAGCCTGAGTGCCCTAATGAGGCAATCTCAATGGGCTTTGATACTTATGAAATTGATCCTAACAAATGTACAGAATGTGTTGGCTATTATGATCATTCGACATGTCAGCGTGTTTGCCCAATACAAAATGCTATTATTGCAGATCCAGAGCATGTTGAAACACAGGAAGAACTATTAGCAAAATTTGAACGACTTAAGCACTGA
- the ispH gene encoding 4-hydroxy-3-methylbut-2-enyl diphosphate reductase, with translation MQIILANPRGFCAGVDRAITIVERAIELFGAPVYVRHEVVHNRYVVNRLKQLGAIFIEDIRDVPDNTILIFSAHGVSKAVREEAKQRKLRVFDATCPLVTKVHMEVARSSYRGEEVILIGHAGHIEVDGTMGQYNNPKGGIYLIESTEDVNKLKIKNENHLCFTTQTTLSVDDTAEIIAALKQRFPNIRSPRKNDICYATTNRQQAVKQLSSRADIVLVVGSKNSSNSNRLAELARRNSKNAYLIDYASDIQQEWLINARTIGVTAGASAPDILVQQVIEHLKGLGCTSLIETEGILENITFEIPKELRIEAKTV, from the coding sequence ATGCAAATAATTTTAGCTAATCCTCGTGGATTTTGTGCTGGTGTTGATCGCGCCATTACAATTGTTGAGCGAGCTATTGAACTTTTTGGTGCTCCTGTTTATGTCCGCCATGAGGTGGTACATAATCGTTATGTGGTGAATCGCCTTAAGCAATTAGGCGCCATATTCATCGAAGATATTAGGGATGTACCCGACAATACCATTCTTATTTTCTCAGCACATGGCGTATCTAAAGCAGTTCGAGAAGAAGCCAAACAGCGCAAATTGCGCGTCTTTGATGCAACTTGCCCATTAGTAACCAAAGTGCATATGGAAGTAGCTCGATCAAGTTATCGCGGTGAAGAAGTCATTTTAATCGGTCATGCAGGCCATATTGAGGTCGATGGTACTATGGGGCAATATAACAATCCTAAAGGTGGTATCTATTTAATTGAATCGACTGAAGATGTAAATAAGTTAAAAATTAAAAATGAAAATCATCTTTGCTTTACCACTCAGACAACCTTATCTGTTGATGATACAGCGGAAATTATTGCCGCGCTAAAACAACGCTTTCCAAATATTCGTAGTCCTCGTAAAAATGATATTTGCTACGCCACAACCAATCGTCAGCAAGCGGTTAAACAGTTATCATCACGTGCTGATATTGTTTTAGTTGTCGGATCTAAAAATTCATCAAACTCAAATCGTTTAGCAGAACTCGCGCGACGAAACAGTAAAAATGCTTATTTAATCGATTATGCATCGGATATTCAACAAGAATGGTTAATTAATGCACGTACAATTGGGGTAACCGCTGGTGCATCAGCACCAGATATTTTAGTGCAACAAGTTATCGAGCACTTAAAAGGTTTAGGTTGCACATCTCTTATTGAAACCGAGGGTATTTTAGAAAATATCACTTTTGAAATTCCTAAAGAATTGCGAATAGAAGCTAAGACAGTCTAA
- the folE gene encoding GTP cyclohydrolase I FolE gives MTELSLAAQKVKEALAAKNLETPSSRLDMNNSERKAKIETHFREIMKLMELDLSDDSLAETPHRVAKMYVDEIFSGLNYHNFPKITLIENKMQVDEMITVRDITLTSVCEHHFVTIDGKATVSYIPKDKVIGLSKINRIVEFFSQRPQVQERLTQQILVALQTLLGTVNVAVSIDATHYCVKARGIKDSNSLTTTTALGGGFKTNPSTRQEFLRALKHY, from the coding sequence ATGACAGAATTAAGTCTTGCTGCGCAAAAAGTCAAAGAAGCACTCGCCGCTAAAAATCTGGAAACCCCATCGAGTCGTTTAGATATGAACAATAGCGAACGGAAAGCTAAAATCGAAACACATTTTCGAGAAATTATGAAACTCATGGAACTTGATTTGAGTGATGATAGCCTAGCTGAAACTCCGCACCGTGTTGCAAAGATGTATGTTGATGAAATCTTTTCTGGACTTAATTATCATAACTTCCCCAAAATCACCTTAATTGAAAATAAAATGCAGGTTGATGAAATGATTACTGTTCGGGATATTACTTTAACGAGTGTTTGTGAACACCATTTTGTTACCATAGATGGTAAAGCGACGGTTTCTTATATTCCAAAAGATAAAGTGATTGGTTTATCGAAAATTAATCGGATTGTTGAGTTTTTTTCACAACGCCCCCAAGTGCAAGAAAGATTAACCCAACAAATTCTGGTTGCACTACAAACACTGTTAGGAACGGTTAATGTTGCAGTTTCAATTGATGCCACACACTATTGCGTAAAAGCCCGCGGTATTAAAGATTCAAACAGTCTAACAACAACAACCGCATTAGGTGGAGGATTTAAAACGAATCCAAGCACCCGGCAAGAATTTTTAAGGGCGTTAAAACACTATTAA
- the ribF gene encoding bifunctional riboflavin kinase/FAD synthetase — protein sequence MKIIRGIGNLNNEFTQCVLTLGNFDGVHLGHQQLINHLIEQGKKLNLPTVVMLFEPQPLEFFCKEQAPARLTSFKQKVMLIEKLGIDYIIAIPFTQTFANMSANTFVQDWLINKLNAKYIAIGDDFRFGHERKGDIHFLQHFSYNRHFVIQSMPTLVWNNLRISSTAVREALFNSNFKLAHCLLGREYTIEGRVIHGNALARQLGFPTANIHLHRKKPALQGVYLVKIKNCCSNQDYEGIANIGIRPTIQGKKAILEVNLFDFSGDIYGQYLDVTFVRKLRDEKKFDSLSDLKEQITQDICTAKEIRAKLTN from the coding sequence ATGAAGATAATCCGCGGTATTGGTAATTTAAACAATGAATTTACTCAATGTGTACTAACATTGGGCAACTTTGATGGTGTACATTTAGGGCACCAACAATTAATTAATCATTTAATAGAACAAGGTAAAAAATTAAATTTACCAACAGTGGTTATGTTATTTGAACCTCAGCCATTAGAGTTTTTCTGTAAAGAGCAAGCGCCTGCAAGATTAACATCATTTAAACAAAAAGTGATGTTAATTGAAAAGCTCGGTATCGACTATATTATTGCAATTCCATTCACCCAAACCTTTGCCAATATGTCAGCCAATACTTTTGTTCAAGATTGGTTAATTAACAAATTAAATGCCAAATATATTGCTATTGGTGATGATTTTCGGTTTGGACATGAACGTAAAGGCGATATTCATTTTTTACAACATTTTTCTTATAACCGCCACTTTGTTATTCAGAGTATGCCAACACTGGTTTGGAATAATTTAAGAATCAGTAGCACTGCGGTGCGAGAAGCGTTGTTCAATAGTAATTTTAAATTAGCACATTGCCTTTTAGGGCGTGAATATACCATTGAGGGGCGCGTAATACATGGCAATGCTTTAGCAAGACAATTAGGATTTCCCACAGCCAATATTCATCTGCACCGCAAAAAACCAGCGCTACAAGGTGTTTATCTGGTTAAAATCAAAAATTGCTGTAGCAATCAAGATTATGAAGGTATAGCCAACATAGGTATAAGACCCACAATTCAAGGCAAAAAAGCAATATTAGAGGTGAATCTGTTTGACTTTTCAGGTGATATTTATGGACAATATTTAGACGTTACATTTGTTCGTAAATTACGTGATGAGAAAAAATTTGATTCATTGTCAGACTTAAAAGAACAAATAACACAAGATATTTGCACTGCGAAAGAGATCAGGGCAAAATTAACCAATTAA
- a CDS encoding IclR family transcriptional regulator domain-containing protein — MFFSWISIFLKQISAKLNDTCFLAVYRDGSAMLLYKAEGELAVKTNSHTGSSQMPLYCTGLGRFIVSLSTVS, encoded by the coding sequence ATATTTTTCAGTTGGATATCGATTTTTTTAAAACAAATTTCAGCAAAACTAAATGACACCTGCTTCTTAGCCGTCTATCGTGATGGCAGTGCTATGCTTTTGTATAAAGCTGAAGGTGAGCTTGCTGTTAAAACCAACTCACATACTGGTAGTAGCCAAATGCCTTTATATTGTACTGGGCTGGGTAGATTCATTGTTAGCTTATCAACTGTTAGTTGA
- the ileS gene encoding isoleucine--tRNA ligase, with protein MTDYKNTLNLPETGFPMRGDLAKREPAMLQNWYDKELYRKIRQVKKGKKAFILHDGPPYANGKLHIGHAVNKIIKDIIIKSKGLSGYDSPYIPGWDCHGLPIEQKVEEQVGKPGVKVTPAEFRQICRDYAASQVELQKADFIRMGVLGDWQNPYRTMNYDTEANIIRALGKVIQNGHLVKGAKPVYWCTDCMSALAEAEVEYYDKSSPAIDVKFKATDNQAVANKFGINTDLTIYAVIWTTTPWTLPASRGIALNAIVEYQLVQINDKECLILASQLVESFMKRADIANWKILGSCHGEDLELLRFKHPFLDFDEPVVLGEHVTVDAGTGAVHTAPGHGAEDFVVGQKYGLEVANPVGGNGCYLPGTGAGLDGLFVFKANKVVVELLKERNALLHFENIEHSYPCCWRHKTPVIYRATPQWFISMDKQGLRAQSLKEIKQVRWIPDWGQARIETMVANRPDWCISRQRTWGVPMTLFVHKETEELHPDTLKLIEKIAKLVEQNGIQAWWDADIKDLLGPDADDYRKVPDTLDVWFDSGSTFYSVVRVRPEFAGHEADMYLEGSDQHRGWFMSSLMLSTAIDNKAPYKQVLTHGFVVDGQGRKMSKSLGNIVTPQEVMNKLGADILRLWIASTDYSGEMSYSDEIIKRAADSYRRIRNTARFLLANLNGFEPAKNMIKPEDMVVLDRWAVSMAKEAQDQIIQAYEHYDFHKVVQRIMQFCSIEMGSFYLDIIKDRQYTAKSDSIARHSCQTALYHIAQAMVRWIAPILSFTADEIWQYLPATEKQEFVFEDEWYTKLFTLSDNETLNSEYWAQILAIRSEVNKVLEQGRNDKVIGGALEAAVTLYADEDITTTLAKLENELRFVLLTSQADVKPLQAAPENAVQSDINGLKIELTKAQGDKCPRCWHYTIDNDPITHLCKRCEENINGKGEVRHFA; from the coding sequence ATGACAGATTATAAAAACACATTGAATTTACCGGAAACTGGGTTTCCAATGCGAGGAGATCTTGCTAAACGTGAACCTGCGATGTTGCAAAATTGGTACGATAAAGAGCTTTATCGTAAAATCCGCCAAGTAAAAAAAGGGAAAAAAGCCTTTATTTTGCATGATGGTCCTCCTTATGCAAACGGTAAACTTCATATTGGTCATGCTGTCAATAAAATTATTAAAGACATTATCATCAAATCAAAAGGATTAAGTGGTTATGACTCCCCGTATATTCCAGGATGGGATTGTCATGGTTTGCCTATCGAGCAAAAAGTAGAAGAACAAGTCGGTAAGCCAGGTGTAAAAGTAACACCCGCTGAATTTCGTCAAATTTGCCGCGATTATGCTGCTTCACAAGTTGAACTACAAAAAGCTGATTTTATTCGCATGGGTGTACTTGGCGATTGGCAAAATCCATACCGTACGATGAACTATGATACTGAAGCAAATATTATTCGTGCATTAGGTAAAGTGATTCAAAATGGACATTTAGTTAAAGGCGCTAAACCAGTTTATTGGTGTACGGATTGTATGTCTGCGTTAGCGGAAGCTGAAGTCGAATATTATGATAAATCATCGCCAGCGATTGATGTTAAATTCAAAGCAACCGACAATCAAGCGGTAGCAAATAAATTTGGAATCAATACAGATTTAACGATTTATGCAGTTATCTGGACAACCACACCTTGGACACTTCCTGCTAGCCGAGGAATTGCACTTAATGCAATAGTGGAATATCAACTCGTACAAATCAATGATAAAGAATGCTTAATTTTAGCATCACAATTAGTTGAATCGTTCATGAAACGTGCTGATATAGCTAATTGGAAAATCTTAGGATCTTGCCATGGTGAGGATCTTGAATTATTGCGTTTTAAACACCCTTTTCTCGATTTTGATGAACCCGTTGTCCTTGGTGAACATGTTACGGTTGATGCTGGTACTGGCGCAGTACATACAGCCCCAGGTCATGGAGCAGAAGATTTTGTTGTTGGTCAAAAATATGGTCTGGAAGTGGCTAATCCTGTTGGAGGAAATGGTTGTTACTTACCTGGAACAGGTGCTGGTTTAGATGGTTTATTTGTTTTTAAAGCCAATAAAGTGGTGGTGGAACTATTAAAAGAACGTAATGCGTTACTACACTTTGAAAATATTGAACATAGCTATCCATGCTGCTGGCGACATAAAACGCCAGTTATCTACCGTGCAACGCCACAATGGTTTATAAGTATGGATAAACAAGGTCTACGTGCTCAATCATTAAAAGAGATCAAACAAGTTCGTTGGATCCCAGACTGGGGGCAAGCACGTATTGAAACTATGGTAGCGAACCGTCCAGACTGGTGCATTTCTCGCCAACGCACATGGGGCGTACCCATGACGCTATTTGTGCATAAAGAGACAGAAGAACTGCATCCAGATACTTTAAAACTTATTGAAAAAATAGCGAAATTAGTTGAACAAAATGGCATTCAAGCATGGTGGGATGCAGATATTAAAGATCTACTTGGTCCTGATGCCGATGATTACCGTAAAGTACCTGACACATTAGATGTATGGTTTGATTCAGGATCAACTTTTTATTCAGTGGTTCGTGTTCGTCCTGAATTTGCAGGACACGAAGCCGATATGTATTTAGAAGGTTCCGATCAACATCGTGGTTGGTTTATGTCATCATTAATGTTATCAACAGCTATTGATAATAAAGCCCCTTACAAACAAGTCTTAACTCACGGTTTCGTAGTTGATGGGCAAGGTCGTAAGATGTCTAAATCACTCGGTAATATTGTGACACCACAAGAAGTTATGAATAAATTAGGTGCCGATATATTACGTTTATGGATTGCTTCTACCGATTATTCGGGCGAAATGAGCTACTCAGATGAAATTATTAAACGCGCTGCGGATAGCTATCGCCGTATCCGTAATACCGCACGTTTTTTACTGGCAAACTTAAATGGTTTCGAACCAGCCAAAAATATGATTAAACCAGAAGATATGGTGGTACTTGATCGCTGGGCAGTGAGTATGGCAAAAGAAGCCCAAGATCAAATCATTCAGGCTTATGAGCACTATGATTTCCATAAAGTTGTACAACGTATTATGCAATTTTGCTCAATCGAAATGGGTTCTTTCTATTTAGATATCATTAAAGATCGTCAATATACGGCCAAAAGCGATAGTATTGCTCGTCATAGTTGCCAAACTGCGCTGTATCATATTGCACAAGCGATGGTACGTTGGATTGCGCCAATTTTATCCTTCACTGCAGATGAAATTTGGCAATATCTACCAGCAACAGAAAAACAAGAATTTGTTTTTGAAGATGAATGGTACACAAAACTGTTTACATTATCAGACAATGAAACATTAAACAGTGAATATTGGGCACAAATTCTAGCGATTCGTAGTGAAGTTAATAAAGTGCTTGAGCAAGGTCGTAATGATAAAGTGATAGGAGGGGCTCTTGAAGCGGCGGTTACCCTTTATGCTGATGAAGATATCACCACAACTTTAGCTAAATTAGAAAACGAATTACGCTTTGTATTATTAACATCACAAGCAGATGTTAAGCCATTACAAGCAGCGCCAGAAAATGCCGTGCAAAGTGATATTAATGGATTAAAAATTGAACTTACCAAAGCGCAAGGCGATAAATGCCCGCGTTGCTGGCACTATACTATCGATAATGATCCAATCACGCATCTATGTAAACGCTGTGAAGAAAATATTAATGGTAAAGGTGAAGTTAGACATTTCGCCTAG
- the lspA gene encoding signal peptidase II has protein sequence MKKDNGLYWLLVTIVVFVIDIASKFFIIDKFSLFESVNLLPFFSITYVRNIGAAFSFFEGQREMLVAIALIISVVIMHMLYRNSRHKKLENFSLSLILGGALGNLFDRLYHGFVIDFLDVNFGNWHYPTFNIADCAICIGIGLFIFCNCKKPKQTAE, from the coding sequence ATGAAAAAAGATAATGGACTTTACTGGTTACTCGTTACAATTGTGGTTTTTGTAATTGATATTGCAAGCAAATTTTTTATTATTGATAAATTTTCTCTGTTTGAATCAGTAAATCTTTTACCGTTCTTTTCGATTACTTATGTGCGTAATATCGGTGCAGCATTTAGTTTTTTTGAAGGACAACGTGAGATGCTTGTTGCTATTGCCTTAATTATCAGCGTTGTAATTATGCATATGCTCTATCGTAATTCACGCCACAAAAAATTAGAAAATTTTTCCTTATCACTAATTTTAGGTGGTGCATTGGGTAACTTATTCGATCGCTTGTACCATGGTTTTGTGATTGATTTTTTAGATGTTAATTTTGGCAATTGGCACTATCCAACTTTTAATATTGCAGACTGCGCTATCTGTATAGGCATTGGATTATTTATTTTTTGTAACTGTAAAAAACCGAAACAGACTGCTGAGTAA